The genomic region GGAAGACTGCTGAACCTGCCGATCGCCGCGGCGCCGAAGGCGGTCACCACGAGGAAGGTCAGGTTGAGCGGATTGAGCTCCGCAAGCAGCGGAGCCAGGAGCACTCCCGAGGTTGCCGCGAAGGTCGCGCCGATGATCCACGACCAGCGCCGAACCGAGAGGGCCGAGGTGCCTGCGGCGTCCAGCAACGGGCCGTCGTCGACGACGGCCCTCATCGCCGCACCCAGCCTCGCCCGGCGGAAGAACACGGCGAGGGCCGCGGTCGCGGTGACACCCAGGACCGCGATGATCACCTGGGCGGCCGTGATCGGGGTGCTGCCGAGGTGAAAGCTCGACTGAGGGAGGTATTGCGGGACCACGCGGGTGGTCGTGCTGTCGTAGCGCAACGACACGATCGACACGACGACGAGTAGAAAGCCGATCGTGGACGCGATGCGCACGCTCAGACCGGTCGAGCCGAGAGAACGTGCGATCAGCTCGAAGACCAGTCCGAGGACCGGGCCGCCGACCAGTACGCAGATCGCCGCCGCTAATCCCCAGGGCAGGTTCGCGTGGACGTTTAGCTCGTAGAAAAGGTACGCGGCAACGGTCGCCAGGGCCCCGTGGCCGAGGTTGAAAAGCCCGGACGTCTTGTAGGTGAGGACGAGGCCCGTCGCGGCGAGCCCGTAAACGGAGCCGGTGACCAAACCGGCGATGAGATAGGGGAGGTAGGTCATGCGCTCGAGTCCTCAGATCGATGTGGCGGCGGAGCGGGCGCACCCGGGACGGGGCTGGCGGTGCCCCGGCCCCGGTGCGTTTCCGGCGAGCGTCAGCCCTACGACTTACCGATCTGTGAAACGATCCCGGCTACAAGCGCGTCCGGGGCACAGGTCGTCTTGCTGCCGTTCGGCTGGGTGAACTTCCCGCCGTCGATGCCCATCGTGAAGTAGCAGTTCACGAGCGGTGCCTTGCCCTGGGTGAAGGTCAGCGGTGGCGTCAGTCCGTCGAGAGTCTCGCCCTTGAGCCCGTACAGAGCTGTCTTGAGCGAGCTGGCGGTGATGTCGCTGCCCGCGGTCGCGGCGGATCTGGCGGCCTTCTCGAAGAGCCTTCCGGCGGCGAAGGCGTACAGGCTGGCCGGGCCGTTGCTGTTACCCAGCTTCGGGAGGTACTTGGCGAGCAGCGCCTGGTAGGCCTGTCCGCCCGGCGTCGTCGTGTCGATGAAGGGCAGGGCCGCCTCGGCGAAGCGCGCCCCGTCGAGACTGGGCTCGGTCGCCCAGGCCGGCGAGGGTGTCCCGTCGTCGCTGAGCGGTTCGGCCTTGAGACCAAGCTGGCTGCATGCCCGGGAGACACGGATCACCACCGCGGAGGCGCTGGCAACCGAGTAGCTCTGGACGCCGGCGTCCTTCAGCTGCTGGCATACCCCGGTGTAGTCGGGAGCTGTCGCCGAGACCTTGCTGGCCACCGGCACCTGAACTCCGATGGCGCTGGCGATGCCCTTCACCAGGGGAACGGAGCTCGCGCACTGCGGCGCCTCGGCGCAGTAGAGGAACCCGAACTTGTTTCCCACCTGCTTCGCCAGTGCCAGCTCCCCGTAGAGCAGCGCGAAGGCGTTGGTCCCCGCCGGGAAGAAGTCGGCGTTCGTGGCAAAGGGAATGTTGATCGGCAGGCCACCGATGACTGGCACGCCGGTGCTCGCGATGTACGAGGCCCAGGTCGTGTCGGCGTTGTCCTGTTCGCCGACGATCGCGACGACCTTCTCTCGCTGAACGAGCTCCTTGGCCGCCGCCAGGCCCCCCGTGACGTTGTTCCCCAGGTCCTTGATGACGAGGTCGACGGGGTGCCCGGCAATGCCGCCGCCGTCATTGACCGACTGCGCCCACGCCTTGAGCACTTCAACGGAGCCGCCCTCGGACGACGCCTGGCTGCCGCTGAACGACCCGATGCTGCCAATCTTGATCGGTGTGCCCTTGAGTGTCGATAACGCCTTGGGGCTCGACGTACTCGACGTACTCGACGAGCCACACGCGCCGGTTATGAACAGAACGACGAACGCGACGGCCGCTGACGCGACCACCCGCTTCCTGAGCATGGGGGCTCCCTTGTCCCTGGTGTCAAGTTGAGCGCGACGTCCGAGTGATCCGTCGTCGGCCAGGCCGCACACCCGGTCCGGCGGAAGCCGGAGGCACAGGTACGCGGACCAGGAGTGCCGCGCTCCGGTGAGCGCGGCATCCGGTGATCGGTGGATCTCCGTCAGCCCGGAAGTTGTGCACGTGGCCTCGGTGCCTGCCCCATCGCGGGGACTCCCGTGCCACTCGCGTACCCGGCCCGAGCCGCCGGGCTGATCCAACGTCGGCCGTCGCCGGGCGTCATTATTGGACCAGGGAGCGAAAAATAGCAAGACTTGTCACAGATTTCCTTGCGCTACAGCCGCACCGCCGACGCGCGAGTCGGGTCCGTGGACCGGCGGCCGGACCTCGCCGCTTCGGGGTCCCGGGTCAGAAGCCCAGCGAACGCCCGATGAGGTCCTTCATGATCTCGTTGGTGCCGCCGTACAGTCGCTGCACGCGCGAGTCGCGCCACAGCCGGGCGATCTCGTACTCGTTCATGTAGCCGTAGCCGCCGTGGAGCTGCAGGCAGCGGTCGAGGATCTCCCACTGCGTCTCGGTCGCCCAGTACTTCGCGCCGGCGGCCTCCGCAGCCGTCAGCTCGCCGGCGTTCACGGCCTCGATACACCGGTCGACGTAGGTCTGCATGACGTCGACCTTCACCGACATCTCGGCGATGGCGTGGCGGTTGACCTGGAAGGTGCCGATCGGCTGGCCGAAGGCGCTGCGGTCGGAGGCGTACTGCTTGGTCAGCTCGACCGCGCGCCGAGCCTGGCTGACCGCGTTGATCGCGATGCCCAGGCGTTCCGCCGGGAGGTTGCTCATGAGGTGGTAGAAGCCTCGGTTCTCCTCGCCGATGAGGTTCTCGACCGGCACCTTCACCTCGTTGAAGACGAGCTCCGCGGTGTCGGCCGACTTCTGCCCGATCTTGTCGAGGTTGCGGCCCCGCTCGAAGCCCTCCATACCGCGCTCGATCGCGAGCAGGCTGATGCCCTTGCGGCCCGCGGCGGGATCGGTCTTGACGACGGTCACGACGAGGTCGCTCAGGAGCCCGTTGCTGATGAAGGTCTTCGAGCCGTTGACGACGTAGTGGTCTCCCGCGCGCCGGGCGGAGGTCTTGACGCCCGCCAGGTCGGACCCCGCCCCGGGCTCCGACATCGCGATGGCAGTGATCAACTCTCCGTTGACGAAGCCGGGGAGCCACCGCTCCTTCTGCTCGTCCGTCGTCATGTCCACGAGATACGACGCCATGATGTCGTTCTGCAGCCCGATGCCGATGCCGACCGTGCCGGTCGCGTACATCTCCTCCGTCATGATCGCGTTGTACCGGAAGTCCTTGATGCCCTGGCCGCCGAAGGCTTCGGGGGCTTCCCAGCCGATGAGTCCCATCGCTCCCGCGACGAGCCAGGGCTCGCGGGCGGTGACGCCGGCCTTCTCCCACTCGGCGGAGTGGGGGGCGCACTCCTTGTCGTAGAAGGCGCGAGCGATCTCGCGGAAGGCCCTGTGCTCGTCGGTGAACAGCTCGCGCTTCATGCCGGCTCCCGTCGTCGCGCCGCCCGCGGCCGCAGGGGCAATTAGTGGACGACGGTACGATAACCTCGGAGTGGCGGCAAGGACGAGCCTCGCGGCGTCAGGCGTGGACGAGCCCGGCGACGAACAGGTCGACCACGTTTTTGATCATTTTCTGGTCGGGGGTGGAGGTCTTGGTCCCCAGCAGCGCGTTCATGAGCAGGGCACCCATGAACGCGCTCGCGGCCGTGTCGAGGTTGATGTTCCGGCCGATCTCGCCCCGCTCGCGGGCCAGCAGGAAGATCTCCTTGCCGCGGGCGATGCCAAGTGCCATGTCGTAGCTCTGAAACCGCCGGTAGACCCCCGGAGCCGCGGCTCCCATCGCGACGAAATGCATGTGCAGTTCCAACAGCGGCGTCACCATCGAGACCCGGACGACCTGCTCGCCGAGCTGGAGGAGATCGGCGCGCAGGTCGCCCTTCGAGGGCAGCAGCTTGAACTGGGAGACCTCGACGAGTGCCTCCGCGAGCAGGTCCATCACGCTCGGCCACCGCAGGTAGACGGTGCTCTTGGCGACCCCGGCGCGCCGCGCGATCGACGCCAGCGTCACCTCATAGGTCCCGAGCTCCGCGACTTCCTCGCGCGCCGCCGTGCGGACACGCTGCGCGAGCTCCTCGTCGCGGGGGCGGCCCGGCCCCCGCCTTGCGGTCGATTCCTGCCGCGCGACCGTCACAGAACCCAGAGTAGAACGCCCCCGCCAGGTCCGACAGCGCATGCCGGCGTGATCTCCGTGACGCGCCGCCAGGAAAGCGAGACAACACATGTCCGGCGATGATCTGTTCGACGAGTACGCGACGGTGCGATGGGAGGACGCGGCCCCCAACGTCGTGCGCCTCTGGCTGGACCGGCCGGACCGGATGAACGCCTACAACAGCCAGATGTGCGCCGACCTGCGGGCGGCGATCGATCGCTTCGACCGGGACGACACCGTGAGGGTCCTCGTCCTGACCGGTGCCGGGCGGGGGTTCTGCGCGGGAGGAGACATCGGCGGTGACGACCCGAGGCTCGCCGCCGAGCTCGCCGGCCAGCTCGGCCGGGCGCAGAACCTGAAGCACGACCTGCACGCGGTGGTGCGCGACCTGCTCGCCCTCGACAAGCCCGTCATCGCGGCCGTGAACGGAGCCGCGGTGGCGGGCGGGCTCACCCTGGCGCTTACCGCGGACCTGCGTGTCGCGGGCGAGTCGGCGAAGCTCGGCGACACCAGCTCTCGCGTGGGGCTGCTGCCCGACGAGGGCGGCGCCTGGCTGTTCCCGCGCGTCATGGGCCACGGCGCCGCCTACCGCATGGTCGCCCTCGGCGAGGTCTACGGCGCGGCGCGGGCGCGCGAGCTGGGACTGGTGGACGAGGTGGTACCCGACGGCGAGCTCGCGCAGGTCGCGCTCGACCTCGCGAGCGCCTTCGCCGCCCGGTCCCCGCTCGCGCTTCGGGTCGCGAAGCGGCTGCTGCGCGACGGGGCGACGAGCACCCTGGAACAGTCGTTCTCCGACGCCGCCCTCGCCGTCATGTTCGTGAACACGAGCGAGGATGCCCAGGAGGGTCTGCGTGCCTTCCGGGAGAAGCGCGCCCCGGACTTCACCGGGCACTGAGACCCGCACCGGACCGGAGGAGATCACGCGCCGAGCCCTGGACCGGCGCCTGTCACCCCACCCTCAATCCGAACGGAAAGTAGTTGTATGACTGCTTTCAGTCATCGAACAAAGTCCTACCAGCGCATTGCTCCGACAGCCTCCGGCGGGTTACTGTTCCCGAGTCCAATAATCCCGGACGTGAAGGACTGAGCGGTGAGCGCACCGATCCCCCTGGCCGAAGGCCTGTTCACGTGGCCCGCGGACGAGCCCGAGCTGATCGCGGGAAGGGTGCCCGGCACTGACCGCGTCCTGTTCCCGCGACCGGAGCACGTGATGGCTGACGACGGCAGCCTCGTCGAGACCGAGGAGATTCGGCTACCTCGGCGCGGAAACCTCTGGACGTTCACCACCCAGCGGTTCCGCCCACCGGCCTCGAAGGACTCCACCACGGCGTTCAGCGAGGAGAACTTCAGGCCGTTCACCGTGGGCTACATCGAGCTGCCGGGCTTCCTGAAGATCCAGACGCGGATCACCGAAGCGGACCCCGACAGGCTCCGGATCGGTCAGGAGATGGAGCTCGTCATGGAGCCCTTCGGTCAGGACACGCAGGGCCGGGATGTCGTGACGTTCGCCTTTTCCCCCGTCGAGGAGGTCTCCTGATGTCGGACGTGTCGATCATCGGTACGGGGCTGTTCCCCTTCGGTCGGTACGCCGAACTCAGCGCGCTCGACCTGGGAGCCGAGGCGGCACGGCGGGCCCTCGTCGACGCCGGGGCCAGGTGGTCCGACGTGGGAGCGATGTTCACCGGTTCACTCGAGGTCGACTGCCCGGAGGCTCTGGTCGCCAGGCTGGGTCTCACCGGCGTGCCCGCTCGATCGGTCTTCAACGGGTGCGCTACCGGCAACACCGCGCTGTATGCCGCCGTCTCCGCGGTCGAGCGCGGCGAATGCGACCTGGCCCTGGCGGTCGGACTCGACAAGCACCCGCGCGGCGCCTTCGTGGCCGATCCCTCCGTCTCTGGACTACCAGCGTGGTACGGCCAGGCCGGCCTGTACCTCACCACGCAGTTTTTCGGGATGAAGGCAACCCGCTACCTGCACCTGTACGGCGTGACTGCGAGGACGCTGGCACGGGTGGCCGCCAAGAGCTTCCGCAACGGTGCCCGCAACCCCGACGCCTGGCGGCGCAAGCCGCTCTCGGAGGACGAGATCCTGGGCTCCGAGCTGCTGAACTCCCCGCTCACCCAGTACATGTACTGCGGGCCCAACGAGGGCGCGGCGGCCGTACTCGTCACGCGGAGCAGCAGTGCGAGCAGCTACTCGGGCACCCCGATCAGGGTCCTCTCCACGGCGTTGCGCAGCCGCCGCGAAGGTGCCTTCGAGATCATGAGCACCTCGTTGCCGCTCGCCGAGGTCGAGAGCGTGACGGTCGACGCCTCACGCGAGGCGTACGAGAAGGCGGGTATCGGCCCCTCCGAGGTCGACGTGGCCCAGCTTCAGGACACCGACGCCGGGTCCGAAGTCATCCACATGGCCGAGAACGGCTTCTGCGAGCACGGCGACCAGGAGAAGCTCGTCGCCACGGGCTGGACCGAGATCGACGGTGGCCTCCCGGTCAACACCGACGGCGGGCTACTCGCGAACGGCGAGCCGGTCGGCGCGTCGGGTCTCCGCCAGATCCACGAGCTTGTGACCCAGCTGCGCGGCCGGGCCGGCAAGCGGCAGGTGCCGAACGAGCCGCGGATCGGCTATGCGCATCTCTACGGTGCTCCTGGTACCGCCGCGATCACGATCCTCGCTCGGCCATGAGTGGGAGCCGCTTACCGGCCTGGACGGTCCCGCCCGAGCTGCGGCGCCACTACCGCGAGGCAGGGTGGTGGGACGGCCGCACGCTGGTGGATGTCGCGGTCCAGGGGTTCGGCGGCTCGCCCCGCAGTGTCGTGCGCACGCATTCGGCGACCCATCCGTCCTGCCTGACCTACGCGGAGGTGCTCGACGGTGGGCGAGCCCTCGCCGCCCACCTGGAGTCCGTGGGCGTGCGCCAGGGCGATGCCCTTGCGTTCCAACTGCCGAACTGGTCGGAGGCGCTGGTCTGCTTCGTCGGCGCCCTTCTGCGCGGCGCGGTGCTCGTGCCGATCGCGCCGTACTACCGCGAGCACGAGTTGACCGGGATCCTGCGACGAAGCGAGGCCCGCTGCCTGGTCGTGGCCGAACAGGTGCGCGGCCGGCGTCCCATCGACGAGGTCGCCGGGCTGCGCGAGCAGCTTCCCGCACTTGGCGAGGTGATCGTTGTGGGCGACGGTCCCATCCCCTCGTGGGCGACGCCGTACGCCGGCGCCGTGGGGCACTCGAAGCGAGCCGGGGACCTGCCCCGCATCGATCCCGAGGCGCCGGCGGCCGTCACCTGGACCAGCGGGACGACCGCGGAGCCGAAGGGCGTCGTCCTCAGCCATCAGGCGCTCGCCTTCGAGGTTCGCTTCCACATGG from Frankia alni ACN14a harbors:
- a CDS encoding ABC transporter substrate-binding protein, producing MLRKRVVASAAVAFVVLFITGACGSSSTSSTSSPKALSTLKGTPIKIGSIGSFSGSQASSEGGSVEVLKAWAQSVNDGGGIAGHPVDLVIKDLGNNVTGGLAAAKELVQREKVVAIVGEQDNADTTWASYIASTGVPVIGGLPINIPFATNADFFPAGTNAFALLYGELALAKQVGNKFGFLYCAEAPQCASSVPLVKGIASAIGVQVPVASKVSATAPDYTGVCQQLKDAGVQSYSVASASAVVIRVSRACSQLGLKAEPLSDDGTPSPAWATEPSLDGARFAEAALPFIDTTTPGGQAYQALLAKYLPKLGNSNGPASLYAFAAGRLFEKAARSAATAGSDITASSLKTALYGLKGETLDGLTPPLTFTQGKAPLVNCYFTMGIDGGKFTQPNGSKTTCAPDALVAGIVSQIGKS
- a CDS encoding acyl-CoA dehydrogenase family protein gives rise to the protein MKRELFTDEHRAFREIARAFYDKECAPHSAEWEKAGVTAREPWLVAGAMGLIGWEAPEAFGGQGIKDFRYNAIMTEEMYATGTVGIGIGLQNDIMASYLVDMTTDEQKERWLPGFVNGELITAIAMSEPGAGSDLAGVKTSARRAGDHYVVNGSKTFISNGLLSDLVVTVVKTDPAAGRKGISLLAIERGMEGFERGRNLDKIGQKSADTAELVFNEVKVPVENLIGEENRGFYHLMSNLPAERLGIAINAVSQARRAVELTKQYASDRSAFGQPIGTFQVNRHAIAEMSVKVDVMQTYVDRCIEAVNAGELTAAEAAGAKYWATETQWEILDRCLQLHGGYGYMNEYEIARLWRDSRVQRLYGGTNEIMKDLIGRSLGF
- a CDS encoding TetR/AcrR family transcriptional regulator, which translates into the protein MTVARQESTARRGPGRPRDEELAQRVRTAAREEVAELGTYEVTLASIARRAGVAKSTVYLRWPSVMDLLAEALVEVSQFKLLPSKGDLRADLLQLGEQVVRVSMVTPLLELHMHFVAMGAAAPGVYRRFQSYDMALGIARGKEIFLLARERGEIGRNINLDTAASAFMGALLMNALLGTKTSTPDQKMIKNVVDLFVAGLVHA
- a CDS encoding enoyl-CoA hydratase/isomerase family protein encodes the protein MSGDDLFDEYATVRWEDAAPNVVRLWLDRPDRMNAYNSQMCADLRAAIDRFDRDDTVRVLVLTGAGRGFCAGGDIGGDDPRLAAELAGQLGRAQNLKHDLHAVVRDLLALDKPVIAAVNGAAVAGGLTLALTADLRVAGESAKLGDTSSRVGLLPDEGGAWLFPRVMGHGAAYRMVALGEVYGAARARELGLVDEVVPDGELAQVALDLASAFAARSPLALRVAKRLLRDGATSTLEQSFSDAALAVMFVNTSEDAQEGLRAFREKRAPDFTGH
- a CDS encoding Zn-ribbon domain-containing OB-fold protein, which produces MSAPIPLAEGLFTWPADEPELIAGRVPGTDRVLFPRPEHVMADDGSLVETEEIRLPRRGNLWTFTTQRFRPPASKDSTTAFSEENFRPFTVGYIELPGFLKIQTRITEADPDRLRIGQEMELVMEPFGQDTQGRDVVTFAFSPVEEVS
- a CDS encoding thiolase family protein, with translation MSDVSIIGTGLFPFGRYAELSALDLGAEAARRALVDAGARWSDVGAMFTGSLEVDCPEALVARLGLTGVPARSVFNGCATGNTALYAAVSAVERGECDLALAVGLDKHPRGAFVADPSVSGLPAWYGQAGLYLTTQFFGMKATRYLHLYGVTARTLARVAAKSFRNGARNPDAWRRKPLSEDEILGSELLNSPLTQYMYCGPNEGAAAVLVTRSSSASSYSGTPIRVLSTALRSRREGAFEIMSTSLPLAEVESVTVDASREAYEKAGIGPSEVDVAQLQDTDAGSEVIHMAENGFCEHGDQEKLVATGWTEIDGGLPVNTDGGLLANGEPVGASGLRQIHELVTQLRGRAGKRQVPNEPRIGYAHLYGAPGTAAITILARP